In Cotesia glomerata isolate CgM1 linkage group LG1, MPM_Cglom_v2.3, whole genome shotgun sequence, one genomic interval encodes:
- the LOC123261574 gene encoding splicing factor U2af 38 kDa subunit-like, whose amino-acid sequence MAEYLASIFGTEKDKVNCSFYFKIGACRHGDRCSRIHNKPTFSQTCLLQNLYVNPQNSAKSADGSHLVANVSDEEMQEHYDNFFEDVFVECEDKYGEIEEMNVCDNLGDHLVGNVYIKFRREEDAEKAVSNLNNRWFGGRPVYAELSPVTDFREACCRQYEMGECTRSGFCNFMHLKPISRELRRYLYSRRKGGKGRSRSRSKSRGRERKRRSRSRERRSRSKERRKGGRDEKSRDGRSGRY is encoded by the exons ATGGCTGAGTATCTCGCCTCAATTTTCGGTACCGAAAAAGATAA AGTTAACTGTTCCTTTTACTTCAAAATCGGAGCTTGCCGTCACGGCGATAGGTGTTCACGTATTCACAATAAGCCGACATTCAGTCag acatGTTTGCTCCAAAATCTTTATGTTAATCCACAAAATTCAGCAAAAAGTGCCGATGGATCTCATT tGGTTGCCAACGTGAGTGATGAAGAAATGCAAGAgcattatgataattttttcgagGATGTATTTGTCGAGTGCGAAGATAAGTATGGAGAAATCGAAGAAATGAATGTATGTGATAATCTGGGTGATCATTTGGTTGGTaatgtttatattaaattccGGCGTGAAGAGGATGCTGAAAAAGCTGTAAGTAATTTAAACAACCGGTGGTTTGGAGGCCGACCCGTTTACGCAGAATTATCTCCAGTTACTGATTTTCGAGAGGCCTGCTGCCGTCAATATGAAATGGG CGAATGCACCAGGTCAGGGTTCTGCAATTTCATGCACTTGAAACCGATTTCACGAGAACTGAGACGATACTTATACAGTCGCAGGAAAGGTGGAAAAGGTCGATCGCGATCACGTTCAAAATCGCGAGGTCGGGAGCGAAAACGGAGGTCACGATCGCGAGAGCGACGATCACGATCGAAGGAAAGACGCAAAGGAGGCAGGGATGAAAAGAGCAGAGATGGACGTTCTGGGAGATATTAA